From Bacillota bacterium LX-D:
CGGCGGGGCAGCTATGCCAACTGTTCAAAATTTGCCTCCTTAGCTGCAGAAAAAGGGTCAAAACTGGTAGTCGGCACGGATACTCATTGGGCAGAAGACGTAGGACGTTTTGATAAGGCAGCGGAAATACTTTTACAAACAGGGGTTAAACCGGAACAAGTTTTAAATACTTCGGTGGAAAAAGTAAAGTCTTATTTAGCGGAACGGAGAAAGCAGCGTTAGAGAATTTTTACTCATGGTTTCCTCCTATCTTGACATAATAAGTACTACATAGTAAATAACTGCAAGGAGGACAAAAATGTATTTCTTTGCTGATTATCATATGCATACAAAGCACAGTGATGGGAGAGCGACTGTGGAGGAAATGATCCAAGCAGGGCGGGAAAAAGGCCTTGAGGAAATTGCCATTACGGATCATGGTCCCAAAAATATTGGAACAGGTGTCAAAAATCCGGAACAATACTTAAAGATCAAACAAGAGGTTAAAGAGTTAAACGCTCAATTTAAGGATATTAAAGTTTTTTGTGGTGCGGAAGCTGATCTAATTGATTTAGATGGAAGTATAGATATACCTAAGAAGATTTGCCGAGAACTGGATTTGCTGTTAGTAGGTCTTCATCCTTACGTTTGGCCCAAAAATTTTTCTGCTGCAGGAAAGTATGTCCTTGGGAATCAATTGGCTAAATATAGTTCTAAAGTCAAAAGCAAAGTTACTAACAACAATACGAAGGCGTTGCTTGAAGCAATTTATAAACATGATGTAGATATTGTGACCCATCCTGGGTTGGGAATGCCTCTCCATCTCCAAGAAGTTGCCAGGGCCTGCGCCGCTAAAAATACAGCTTTTGAAATCAATGTAGGGCATCGCTACCAAAGTTTTACAGACATAATGGAGGTTGCACGAACTGGTGTCAATTTTGTTGTCAACAGCGATGCCCATTTTACCACTAGTGTAGGGGAATTAACCCAGGGCAAGGCACTCCTTACTCAGGCAAAAATTCCCGTTGAGCAAGTTTTAAATGCTCGAGAATAGTTTATTTTTTACTTTGGGTTTTTGCTTGATTTTATCTGTAGATTTGCTGCGATCTTTTAGGTATATTAGAGATAATACTAAATTAATCTTTACTTGGGGGAGTAAGAGATGTCTAAATCTGAGATGCAATTAGTTGTGATTACAGGCATGTCCGGCGCTGGAAAAACTCAGGCAATACGATGTTTAGAAGATTTGGGCTTTTTTTGTGTAGATAATTTGCCCCCAACTTTAATTCCTAAGTTTACTGAGCTTTTAAATGAATCAGAGGACCGGATGCATAAAGTGGGACTTGTCATGGATATTCGAGGAGGCAAATTTTTTGCCGGTTTACAAGATGCCTTAATTTATTTAGATGAAAATGATTTTAATTATGAAATTTTATTTTTAGAGGCTTCTGATGAAGCATTGGTTAGAAGGTTTAAAGAAACCAGGCGGGTACACCCATTATCTTCTGTAGGCAGAATTTTAGAAGGCATTGTAGAGGAACGCAAACATTTAGAAACTCTACGCGGTAAGGCCAATAAAATAATTGATACCTCTGAACTTTCTAC
This genomic window contains:
- a CDS encoding PHP domain-containing protein; its protein translation is MYFFADYHMHTKHSDGRATVEEMIQAGREKGLEEIAITDHGPKNIGTGVKNPEQYLKIKQEVKELNAQFKDIKVFCGAEADLIDLDGSIDIPKKICRELDLLLVGLHPYVWPKNFSAAGKYVLGNQLAKYSSKVKSKVTNNNTKALLEAIYKHDVDIVTHPGLGMPLHLQEVARACAAKNTAFEINVGHRYQSFTDIMEVARTGVNFVVNSDAHFTTSVGELTQGKALLTQAKIPVEQVLNARE